The following coding sequences lie in one Enterococcus sp. 9E7_DIV0242 genomic window:
- the lepB gene encoding signal peptidase I: MSQEIKQKKTERDSNDSLPKEIQWIEKTKKARVLQNNKKTSKTPPENRKVKKEKGNEQKKTSKYQAQLTANKRISKKLMRKTSQAKRSKCPSYKKGTGKKQHSLKMIRKRLLELWAAIISAVFIFLIVSSFFIKITKVSGYSMMPTLQDNNTVLVQKTASIERFDLVLFQRGKTQQIRRIIGLPGEQITYTDDFLYVNGEPVDEKFIIDEINEAQKNGGQYTADFQLHDINNENKLPKDSYLVLGDNREYGFDSREYGLIDRQQIIGIVKIRVWPLNGLSAF; encoded by the coding sequence ATGAGTCAAGAGATAAAACAAAAGAAGACAGAACGTGATTCAAACGACTCTTTACCAAAAGAAATTCAATGGATAGAGAAAACAAAGAAAGCAAGAGTGCTGCAAAATAATAAAAAAACGAGTAAAACTCCTCCCGAAAATAGGAAAGTTAAAAAAGAAAAAGGCAATGAGCAAAAGAAAACGTCTAAATACCAAGCACAGCTCACAGCGAATAAGAGGATATCGAAAAAGCTGATGAGAAAGACTTCTCAGGCAAAAAGGTCAAAGTGTCCGAGCTATAAAAAAGGTACTGGAAAAAAGCAACATTCTCTTAAAATGATTAGAAAAAGGCTACTGGAATTGTGGGCGGCAATCATTAGTGCAGTGTTTATCTTCTTAATAGTCAGTTCCTTCTTTATAAAGATAACGAAGGTTTCCGGCTATAGCATGATGCCTACGTTACAGGATAACAATACAGTGCTTGTTCAAAAGACAGCCAGTATTGAACGATTTGATCTCGTTCTTTTCCAAAGAGGGAAAACGCAGCAAATTCGTCGGATCATTGGACTACCAGGGGAACAGATCACTTACACTGATGATTTTCTTTATGTAAATGGTGAACCAGTTGATGAAAAATTTATTATCGATGAGATCAATGAGGCTCAAAAGAACGGTGGTCAGTATACAGCTGATTTTCAATTACATGATATTAACAATGAGAATAAACTTCCTAAGGATTCTTATTTGGTTTTGGGGGACAATAGGGAATACGGATTTGATAGTCGTGAGTATGGACTAATTGATCGTCAACAGATTATTGGGATCGTGAAAATACGAGTATGGCCTTTGAATGGATTATCAGCTTTTTAA